The DNA segment TGAACTGTGGTATAACTCGTGAAACTGGCTTCGCAGGGACATGGATCCGGATTCGGCAAGGGTTCAGGAGGAGGCTTCGGTTCGGGACCCGTATACATCATCCAACAGATCGGTGGCGGGGGCGGCGGCTTCGGAGGCGGCGGTTTCGGCGCAGGCTGGAAGCCCGGCGGCATGGGGGGATTCGGTGGCGGCGGATGGAAGGCAACTGGTGGTGGAGGCTGGAAGGCGACTGGGAGCTCTCCTGGCATGTGGAGCACGGTTGGAGGCTTCGGTGGCGGAGCCTGGAAACCGGCAGGTGGGGGAGCAGGGGGACCATGGAAAGCTGGAGGAGGCAATGGTATCACCGACACCTATGTAGTGATCACCAGCAAAACCAGTGGCGGTGGAGGCGGGGCTGGTGCCGGCTGGTGGTGAGCCCCCGGAAGCTTGCTTCTGTGAACTTGACGGATCTCTCTCAGGTGAGTACGCCTCACGGAGCACTTACACACAAGAAAAGGCCCTGGCAATGTGCCAGAGTGGTTGCAACTGCCTCACTTGGCAAATATTATGCTAAATGTTCATTGAACTAGCTACATGAATAAGGAAACAAGCTCTCTACACTCACATTTTTGTGCACGCTAGTGTAGCTGTGCTGGTTCAGTCTCTGCAGCATTTGGTTTACAGCAGCGCTTTGTGAAAATATAGCGAAAGATACTGACTCACGTAGGCGCCATTGGATTATGCAGACGTTGCGCTTCACTACTGCATTTATGGCAACATAAATACGACTCAAATGGTCAATAAGGAATACGCTCTTTTTGATTAAACCCGATATCTCATTCTCTTGTGTGGTTTATGAGTGTGCGATACGAAAAGCAGGGAAAGGTCGCCAGTTGTTCCACCTGCCATACTAGGTTGCACCCACTTATCAAACCACCGTGCATTCAATCGGGCTCAGCACCACTGGCGCTCTGCGGCTGAGCATAACCTCAGGGGCGCAATAACAGTCCAGATAACCGCATTTCGACAGACAATAAATAAAGAATCCGGTCATCTGAAACATCATCGCGTGTTAAAGTAGCCTCTGGAAAGTGAAATTTCTGGGGGTTCTCCTCTACGGCCTCTGCAAACATTCGGCCGAATGCACGCTAAAAACTTAATTTCAATAAAAGAGCGTCCGTTTTGTCCATGATTTATCATCCATCAACGCTTGAAAGGAACTGAAAAGTAAGCTCATGATACAATGTGATGTCATCGAAATGCACAATTCGCATTTAGGATTGGACCTTTATTTTTGGTTACCAGAACACGAAAAGCAACCTTGGGGATGTAAAGCTCGAAAACAAAGGCGCGTGTGCACTACCCAGCCGCATTTCAAGCACGGACACTCCCGTGCGTCATCCCTCGCCTATGTAGCGCGACGTCGTCGCTTACCCGGTTAGTACCCTTTGGCAATAGAGATGTGAGTCACGTTACTTCTGCAATTTAACCTCAAAATAAGAACATTTGAACATTTATATTCAATTACTATATGGTGTGCACGAGTGATTCCGGCTTTATAGCAGAGATGAATTATCATTGCTTCCCTTTGCATCCCAAAGAAACGAGCTCAAACATCTTAACCAGCCTGCCAGTGCTGTTCTCATGAGGTATTTGCTCACTGATGATTTCCGATTCATTCGCGAAGAGGCACATGTATGTGACGCGACGCATTGTGATTGAAATAGCACAAGTGTCAGCGGGTTTGTGCTTGCCGGTGCAGCCTTGTCAGCTTATGTAatgcttctttccattgtttccaGACAGTGAAAGATCCCCATCACACTGCTTGTGCTAGCAGAGATGAGAGCCGTGAAAACTAAAGCGTTGAATTGTGCCTGCAATACGTTATGACAGGAAATATGTACGCGTTAGAGAGAAAAGAACCTTGTTTTCTCAATCTTCACTGCACTGGATTTCTTTATACGTTACGGCAGGAGTGCCTATTAAAATGCGCTAATTAAAATTCGCCAGCCTTTCCAATGTTACTTTGACTGCGCACTTTAAACGCTTATGGTACTGCGGTTTCAGCAACTGCGTCAGATTGTATTGCCCAGAGCCAAAACAAAAATCATTTCTGCAGCATCTGGCGCTACAAAGAGCGTTGATTGCTTATCGAAAGTTAAAAATAGTCATGTCATTCTTTACCGTCCCTT comes from the Amblyomma americanum isolate KBUSLIRL-KWMA chromosome 1, ASM5285725v1, whole genome shotgun sequence genome and includes:
- the LOC144094776 gene encoding uncharacterized protein LOC144094776 — protein: MGGLSSFGSFGHSGGGFGGAGFGTGGFGGGGGFGSGKRQQVYIVEYVRSNQKGHGSGFGKGSGGGFGSGPVYIIQQIGGGGGGFGGGGFGAGWKPGGMGGFGGGGWKATGGGGWKATGSSPGMWSTVGGFGGGAWKPAGGGAGGPWKAGGGNGITDTYVVITSKTSGGGGGAGAGWW